The DNA region GAAGGCTGTGGCTCCGGGGACGGTCCTTCATCACCACATCTAACCGGTGCACTGGCTGCTACAGGAAGAGATCAGACTGCAGGTACAATCATGTTGACTTCCATTAAAACTGTGATGTCATATTGACTTGCTGTAAGTTGGGCCCATGCAGGTGCTGGTCACGCCCATCGGGAGCAGTTTGGGCTTTAGTGTCTTGCCTTAGGACACTTCAGTATGAAGTGAATCAATGCAATTCTTAGTGTTGATAAAAACATGGCTCACACGGCGGCATGCTGACCCTCCCAACCAGCTCCCATCcttgtgtctgtcagacagATGCAGAGCCAGGGAATCTCGCCAGTGTTTCTCTGGCATGAAAGCCTCTTCTCATCCTTCTTTCTGCACCAGCACGTATGTCAACACTGACACTCACTGCCCTTCTTTCTCCACACTTCTACTTCATACACGCCTGCAAGGGTGCTAAAAGCTTCAGAGAGGTGCGAGGTGAACCGATCCACGCTGTGTCGAGTTCTGTCTCCTCCTGGAGGAAGCGGCCCAGGCCGATCAGAGAGAGCTGAGCTTTGAAGGGCCGTTTTATGTGAGTCTGGAGGAGATGAAGCTGTTTGGAAATTTCCACTAAAGAGCGACAAGTAGCCGAGGCTCTGGTATTTGGAAGCAATGGAAGATGGATGACTTCCAGCATGGCCGAGGTGTTTtcgctccctctccctctgtcgtCTCCCTCTCTGCCAGGAAGGCTCGCAAAGGGCTCAATTGTCCATTGAAAAGGGGCGATGGCAAGCTAAAAATACCCCTCTTCATGCTCTGTGGAACACCCTGCCTCTATTTACTGTCTCCTCACCCCTCCTGACCTGTTTACAAGACCCTCCCGACCAAAGCAGAAAACACACCTTGCTGAAAATAACACTTGTGTAATAATTAGACTCGGACATGCTTGGCTCGAGGccagcaaacaaaaacagtctaAAAATATCTGCATTTGGCTGGAAAAAGGTTTAATCTCGCTGCACTCGCCGCcgctgcctcctgctgctgcttccaCCTGGCTCTCACACAGTCCCGGCGTGAGAAGgttgttattttacagttttcccctcggggatcgcTCCATACTGTGGCACAGGTACACTCAAATATTGGATTAACCTCAAGTATGAAGCAAATGTGCTCTCAGGAATGTGTGAGGAACAGTGTGGTGTAGCATAGAGCCTATAGTGTGTGGGTTCACACTGAAGCTGTGTCGAACAGATGGAGGTCTCACAgactgctgtggaaacatctgTCTCACGTTCCTGATATCTGAACACAGTTACATAATGTTGTCAGTCATGTAAAATGGAGTCTGTGTAAACAGGAGAAGCTTCAGTGTCCTTTGGAAGTAAATGATGAGGACGTAGATGAAGCACCGTCCAGCTGCTTCACCTGTCGATCATGACGCCACAGTGACGGTCACCTGATCGCCCACGTCAGGCTAGTAAACAAAACTATGTAAACACACAGTTTCTTCCAGAGTTGATGACGGACACAGCTCACCAGTCATCTGTCTTGCTACCTTCTCATCGTCGTTGAAAGTTGCACGTGCACAGTAGTGATCAGGCACTTGTGAGGAAACAGCAGCGGGTAAAGTTTATGAGCTGAAGCTCAACTCAATTATCTTGGAAACAAAGTTCAGTCGGGTGGTGTTAGAGGATGTTTGAGACCAAGGTGGATTAAACCTGGTCGTTTAATTAACTTTAGTCTTTGTTATTATCTGTTATTTGATGACCgctaatgaaataaaacagtttgtaaAAGGGTACGTAGATTTCTGACCACTTGACCAGCAAactattgaaattaaaaaaacactaacaTCAAGCCCTGTCAGTAGTTTCAGGCTCAGTCGTCAAAAACATATCTTGGTCATGCTTTAGATATAAGCTTGCAAATTAATGTACAATTATTGACTATATACAgcaagatataaaaaaagagaaaaaaacagaaggaatacaatattatttatttatttatttattaataatttaaaaatactaTTAATTGTTTTGAAATGTTCAATCTTTCGTCTGCTTAACAAATGTAACTAATAAACTAATAAGCTAcagattgatttttttccttttctttgtaaaattgtgaaaaaacgTCTCGTCTTTGTTTTGTGTGCATcttcagatgtcttgttttgtttgatcaCAAGTCTAAAACTCACTGATTTACGATCCTGTAAAACAGAGGAGATTATTATTCAGTTATCAAAGTAGTTGCAGAGAGACAAAATGTTTCAGCTCAACCTAAATCATggccaaataataaaacatgaggCGATCTGAGACTGATGAAAGAAAAATTGTCAGCTTTGAGTTTTAGTGTTGCATTAATTTGTGTTTACAACAGATCTGGACTCAGTGAGACAGACGCAGATGATGCAGGACAGAAAACTATTCTGAGGTGTTGATTCACATGTGTCCCAACACACTGTGTGAAAAATGCCTATTGGCTGCAGAAAAGGGGCGTCGACCACTGGCAAGCCTGCACATGTAAATATGCTGATGAAATATAGTCGACTGTGTTTGCCAgaccaaaacaaataaacaaatattaagaCGAGGACACAGTAAAATATAGAGACCTTTTCATGAGTTTAACATTCTACTCTGACTTTGATGTAAACAGTTTTATTGAATGCTGAGGATTTAAATCCcacacacattattatttttcttaaaatctgaatcttAAAACGCTGCTGTTGCTCTCCGTCATGTCCCCTGTGTGACTCGACCTGTTTACTGTCTGTCTGAAAACAAGTTGGATGCATTTAGAATATTCTGACATCTGCAGCAGCGTTCACTGCTCTGAGCGTCGACATGTTAATACCCAGTAAAGCCACAGACTGACCTTCTCCAGACCCATGTTGTCCAGGTAGAGTTTCTCCATGTAGCGGCCAAAGCTCTGGAAGGCGATGTCAGGGATGATCCTCATGGGGTTCCTCCCCAGCATGAGTTCCTCCACCACTCGCAGTTTGCTCATGGCTGCAACAGGATAGGTGGACATCTTGTTCCTGTCCAGGTGAAGTATAGCGAGGTTCTCCACGTCGTCCAGAGAACCCGGGTGCAGGGTGGTCAGCTCGTTCCCGCTCATGTGCAGCCAGCGCAGGTCTTTGGCGCCTGTGAAAGTCCCCGGCCGCAGCTCCCGCAGCTTGTTGTTGTTGAGCTGCAGAATGAAGAGGTTGATCATGGGGGAGAAGATGCCCTTGCTGAGGTCGCTGATCTGGTTCCCGTCTAGGTAGAGGTAGGTGAGCTCGGTGAGGTCGTCGAAGGCGCCGGGCTTGATGCTGCTGATCTCGTTGTTGGACAGGTAGAGGTAGATGAGCTTCTTCAGCCCCTTGAAGGCCTGAGATCCGATCTCTCGGAGCTGACAGTGCTGCATGTGCAGAGAGATGAGTCCCTTGCTTTCACTGAAGGCTCCTGTGGGAATGCTGCCCAGGTTGTTCCTCTGCAGGTTGAGCAGACGGGTCACCTCCGACACCCGGGGGATCTTCTTCAGCCCCACGCTGTCGCAGATGACGTGCTGAAGGTCACCGTGGCAGTGGCACAGGCTGGGGCACTGGCTCGGGGCTCCCTGCACCGCGGGGCCCAGGACCAGGAGGCAGGTCCCCAGCAACAACCAGCTCACACAACGCATGCTGAAGAGCTTGTAAATATCTTGTTGGAGTGTAGAACAAGCAGAAAAATCCTGTTAAAGCCTtggagagaagcagagaagaagagaagttGAACTCAAGTGTTTGTgctcagagagagaaacagacggAGAGAGAAGAAGTGAAAAGGTGAACGACTGAGCGAAGGTGGGCGATGCACTTTGAGAGGAGGATGGCGGTCAACAGAACACACAGCACTATTTATAACATTTACTTGAGGAAAAAAACGAGGAGGGCTTGCCAGGGTGTCGGAGTGAGAGGTTTGCAAGAGGAAGTCAAGTGTCTGTGAGAATTTAACCCTGAATGAGCAGGAAGACGACACAAGACGCTCtctttttgctgcttttttgaCAATCTTGTGCATGCGCGTGTGCAgacaatcacaaaaaaagagagaaaatcgACATGCTGCGTACAGGTTTAAGTTTCCAGGTGAATGTTTAACAACGTGGCACAAAGTCAGGTTCGATCCGTTGCACGCTCCCAGACGCCTCTATTGTTTTTCAGTCTGCGGTGGCAGGAAAAGGAGCCACTCCTGTGCAGCTGCTTTATAACCTATAATAGTCTCCAGATGGCTTGCAAGAAGTGAGATGCTGTTTCAAGTCATAACAATTGCATAAAGATACCTTCAAAGGGAAGTTTTAGATGCCACTTTACATTCCTGTATGCAGTCTTTCTTTTTGAAATGGAGTGTGGTGTTATGTAACGCTCTCTTTCAGTCCGACCTGTGAGTTGTGAAGGTGACTGTGGCTTTCAGGTTTCAACTGCAAGAGATGAAGTCGCTTCAGTTATTTCTCAAAAAGCTGAACTGGAGACGTGAAAGACGACAGAACTAAGCTCTGTTGTTGGTGTTGATTAAGCCTGCCTTTAATAAGGCAGAAAGGTTGAGAGAAGGTGCAGCAGGACTTCACCGACTGGCTCGGCTCAGTTTGGCTTCAGGTGGCTGCATTTATAAAGATGGATGGACCCACCCAGGATAAGTGGAATCTAGAGTTTACTTAACAAATCTAACATTTTATTGGGAATATCGTCTCCTCCCTGATTTTCCAGGTGAAGCTCTTACTTCTAAAAAGCCCTGCAGGTCCTGTTGGTCCAACACTCTTTAACTCTGCTCCCTCTGATTGAATCTGCACCTGTGAGCACAGAAACATTATGTTTACCAGCGTGTCTCTTTACTCTTTAAAAGTCAGAGTGTAGTAcgtgaaaaaaaagaataaaatatcgCAGTATAGTGTGtcacaaaaaatgtaataatatagtatgtcataataTAATTCATAAAAAATCTTatgaaaaagtcaaaaaatgtcattaacaatgtcatggtatggtatgttcTGAAAGATGTGATAAAAAGAGATCATATAGACCAtacacatttcagaaaacaaatgTCAAAGTAGAGTGTGTCATAAAGAATTGAATAAAAGATGTCGTAGagtagggcggcacggtggtgtggtggttagcactctggcctcacagcaagagggttgctggttcgatcccgggcgtgggagcccttctgtgtggagtttgcatgttctccctgtgtcagcgtgggttctctccaggtgctctgacatgttctccctgtgtcagcgtgggtttcctccaggtgctctgacatgttctccctgtgtcagcgtgggtttcctccaggtgctctgacatgttctccctgtgtcagcgtgggtttcctccaggtgctctgacatgttctccctgtgtcagcgtgggtttcctccaggtgctctgacatgttctccctgtgtcagcgtgggtttcctccaggtgctctgacatgcaggttaattggtgactctaaattgtccgtaggtgtgaatggttgtctgtctctatgtgtcagccctgtgatagtctggtgacctgtccagggtgaaccctgcctctcgcccagtgtcagctgggataggctccagcccccccgcgaccctcaagaggatgaagcagttagaagatgaatgaatgaatgtcgtAGAGTagtgtgtcattaaaaacaaaatcaaacagtgTCATAGTTTATACTGCTCTATCTCATGCTGAGAACAACAACACTAATTATGTTAAAGAGAAGTGGGGACGAGAGGCAGGGATTAGATTGTCAGAAGAGGTCTGGGGGGATATTTGGCAATTTCAATGGTCCTCAACTAACTCCATGGACTGGAGAGAACATTGTTGGAAAAACATAATCAGGTACTTTAAGACTCCCAGCCAAGAGAAATATAGAGATGCTAATATGCCATGCTGGAGGCAGTGCAGTTCATGTTGGCAAACCATTATCATATATTCTGGGACTGCCCCAAACTGAAGTTGTTTTGGAAGGCTGTTCATGACTCTCCAGGTAAAACTTTTGGCACACAGGTTTCCACTTTGTATCTGGGCTGTGTTTCCTTTTTGGACCAAAGGAAGGATATAAGATTATTACACATTCTCTTAACGGCAACTAAAAAATCTATCACTAGGAGATGGCGAAATCCAGCACCAACAATAGATGATTGGCTTGGAATAGTTTtagaaatattcaaaataataacatattGTTTAAGAACTCAAAAGGATCAATTCTATCTAATTTGGAACAAATGGATGGCATATATTAGAGCTGACTTTATCTGAGCCTGTGGTCCGTTAgactttattttactgtgttttattaCTTCTTGTCACTCTATTATCTGACCTGGCTGGCAACATTATCTCCCACTGTTCACCTGTGTAAATAGTTGCTTGTGTGATTTCCTGTTCCTAATTTTATATAGTAAAAACTGGGAAGTTCAACACTGTGAATGAAGATGCAGCTACTGTCATGTTATAAGCTTGTCTTTCCAAATATATAGTATAGTAGgtcatgaaaataattgtttaaaaaaaaaggcaaaggatgttatgttgttttctttttttaaaggagtcctaaaaaataattagaaaaattgtaatatagtatgtcattcataaaaagatgtcatagtatagtttgctttaaaaaaaatcattaaaaaaaatgctattaGATAGTACATCATAAAAACTGTAATAGACGATGCGTAAAATATTTTAGGAGTTTAAGGGAAAGAACCAGTCGGGCTGAGGTGCAGCTTTTGTCGTCCGTCCTCGTCTCTGTTCACCGCAAGTTGTTTGTGTGATTGACAGATCGGATACGGCACCACGGAGAACAGCCCCGTCACCTTCTTAGGCTCCCCGACAGACAACATGGAGAGGAAGTCTGAGACCGTCGGCTTCATCTTTGACCACATAGAGGTACGTCAACATGCTCCTTCATAAAGACATCATGCTAACACTCATGATTACATCATCAGCTCATGACACATAAATAAAACCTGCAACATCATCAGTGTCAGACAAGCAACAATTATTAATATCAACAACCTTATTGCTGCTGGAGGGTGAAATGAATTACACTTAGTGGGCACTTTAtttggtggaaagtaactaagtacatctGCTAAAGAACTTAAGTATAATTTTGAGATGtctgttttttactttttattccacCACATTTATCTGACAACTGAAAGTAACTTTACACGTATGAagattttacaaacaaaacatgatgaaTTTATAAAATATGACACTGTGCTATAAATGAAACTGTAGTGTATAAAGTAATTAGAATACGCTCCACTAGCAGTGACATTAAGATGCTGCTTATGTGGTAAAGCATCAGTAATATTAATACACTCTAAAAGGTAAAGTACTTTTACTctaatactttaagtacattttgccaTTTCTTCTTTTGTATTTTGACTTGAGTCAAATCTTGAACataacacaggacttttacttgtaacagagaaTTTTTACAGAGAAAAGATCAGAGTGCGTCTCTCACCACTTTATTAGGCACACCTGCTCATTAATTATAAAAGTATCTAACCAGCTGATCGTGTCGCAGAAATGTGACGGAGGTTATTGTTGATGTCAGACCTGCTGTATCTCAGAAACTGCTGATTCCCTTGGATTTTCACACAACGCAGCCTCTCGAGCTCAGAGGGGGGGGCAGAATCTGTGAGGAGCACTTCCAGCACTGTGTTGAATCCATGCCATGAAGAAATGAAGATGTTCTGGGGCAAACTGGGGTCGTACCCAGACATAGAAATGTGGACCTAATCAGTCCCTGCAGGGTCTAGCTGGCTTAATCTCAAgagctatatcataggcaagtggacttgcttgagtttcttgaagacgtttcggcTCCTTTCCAAGAAGCTTATTCACTTCTATCAGAGTTCAAAGCCTGCGGCTCTGCACCAGTCCGTTAGAACCTAAACAGCTTCTTGGacaagaggcgaaacgtcttcaagaaacaggTCCAGTTGCTTTCGATATAGCACTTCAGATTTGGGGTTGTTGCTGCgtaaaatgtctcatttcacaGCAGTTTCTCTTAAAAAATTATGTTCCAATGTTTTTcggctttttgttttttgcagtgaaATTTTTGGAGGCAAAGTGAAAACTGCAAAAAtagttgcttttatttttttaataattcataAAAAATTGAAAGCACCTTGTTATAGTAAGAATTAAAGTGTTGGGAGTTTGTGATTTCTGCGATACTAACATCACCACTAACCTGTATGTTAAATCTAATCGGCCCTCATTCTTCATACAACAGCTAGTGTCTAACGACGATAAGGCTCTGGGGGTGAGGGCCAGTATCTCCAGCAGTTATCTGAGCCCAgctctctctgactctctgaTCTCTCCATAAACagatatgaatgcag from Epinephelus fuscoguttatus linkage group LG20, E.fuscoguttatus.final_Chr_v1 includes:
- the chad gene encoding chondroadherin, with the protein product MRCVSWLLLGTCLLVLGPAVQGAPSQCPSLCHCHGDLQHVICDSVGLKKIPRVSEVTRLLNLQRNNLGSIPTGAFSESKGLISLHMQHCQLREIGSQAFKGLKKLIYLYLSNNEISSIKPGAFDDLTELTYLYLDGNQISDLSKGIFSPMINLFILQLNNNKLRELRPGTFTGAKDLRWLHMSGNELTTLHPGSLDDVENLAILHLDRNKMSTYPVAAMSKLRVVEELMLGRNPMRIIPDIAFQSFGRYMEKLYLDNMGLEKFADGAFTGVTAVKSLHLDNNKLKLLPKSLEFGTITNLTLSNNPWSCTCQLAPLRKWMDSSRNRPDAVCASPPQQKGKQVRDSTAFSGCRVKPKRAKKGTRHLSMQPYRRR